The following proteins are co-located in the Xiphophorus maculatus strain JP 163 A chromosome 8, X_maculatus-5.0-male, whole genome shotgun sequence genome:
- the LOC102224054 gene encoding urea transporter 1-like isoform X4: MLTSTGPSNQLSAEPSGRCLRAVRFFTGDMRQCGEWVKRQVLIIQLLDGILRGTAQVMFVSNPVSGLLILTGLFLQNPWWALNSLLGTFVSTVSAILLRQNREAIFAGLHGYNGTLVGMLMAAFSSKGNWYWWLLFPNVFMSMLCPVISSALSSIMSKWDLPIFTLPFNILTCLHIAATGTTHPYFPEVKIQPKVHLHHSDSLANLSIPQLFLSVPVGVGQVFGCDSPWTSCLVLLALLLCSPAICIHALLGSTAGLCTGLALAAPLEDVYAGLWGYNSALSCIAIGGVFYGLTWQTHILSLICALFCAYVTSATSKLMSVLALPACTWPFCLSTLIFLLLSSENPAICRLPLSAVSYPEENRHYLRHLRMSEKALSSCKGEQTPERMEG; encoded by the exons atgcTGACAAGCACGGGACCCAGCAACCAACTTTCAGCAGAGCCTTCGGGTCGTTGCCTCAGAGCTGTCAGGTTTTTCACAGGAGACATGCGACAGTGTGGAGAGTGGGTGAAAA GGCAGGTTCTGATAATCCAGCTGCTGGACGGTATTTTACGAGGCACGGCTCAGGTCATGTTTGTCAGTAACCCTGTCAGCGGACTTCTCATTTTGACTGGCCTGTTCCTGCAGAACCCCTGGTGGGCTCTAAACTCTCTGCTGGGAACTTTTGTCTCCACTGTGTCGGCGATACTCCTCAGACAAAACAG GGAAGCGATTTTTGCAGGGCTTCATGGATACAACGGGACTTTGGTTGGTATGCTGATGGCCGCGTTCTCCTCCAAGGGAAACTGGTACTGGTGGCTTTTGTTCCCAAATGTGTTCATGTCCATGTTGTG CCCTGTAATCTCCAGTGCTTTGTCCTCCATTATGAGCAAATGGGATCTCCCAATTTTCACTTTGCCTTTCAACATCCTGACTTGCTTACACATCGCAGCAACAGGAACCACTCACCCATATTTTCCAGAG GTGAAAATTCAACCCAAAGTACATCTGCACCATAGCGACTCTCTTGCAAACCTCAGTATACCACAG CTATTCTTGTCGGTGCCAGTTGGCGTTGGCCAGGTGTTTGGCTGCGACAGTCCCTGGACGTCGTGTCTCGTCCTTCTGGCCTTGCTGCTATGCTCGCCAGCTATCTGCATACATGCATTGTTGGGCTCCACTGCTGGCCTGTGCACTG GACTTGCATTAGCTGCACCTCTCGAAGACGTCTACGCAGGACTTTGGGGATATAACAGTGCACTGTCCTGCATTGCTATTGGAGGGGTCTTTTATGGTTTAACATGGCAGACACACATACTGTCTCTAATATGTG CACTTTTCTGTGCATACGTGACCTCAGCGACGTCAAAACTCATGTCTGTG CTCGCGTTACCGGCCTGCACGTGGCCATTTTGCCTGTCGACTCTCATCTTCCTCCTACTTTCCTCGGAGAACCCGGCCATCTGCAGGCTGCCCCTGTCCGCTGTGTCCTACCCTGAGGAAAACCGTCACTACCTGAGACATTTAAGGATGTCAGAAAAGGCTCTGAGCAGCTGCAAGGGAGAACAGACTCCGGAGAGAATGGAGGGATGA
- the LOC102224054 gene encoding urea transporter 1-like isoform X1: MLTSTGPSNQLSAEPSGRCLRAVRFFTGDMRQCGEWVKRQVLIIQLLDGILRGTAQVMFVSNPVSGLLILTGLFLQNPWWALNSLLGTFVSTVSAILLRQNREAIFAGLHGYNGTLVGMLMAAFSSKGNWYWWLLFPNVFMSMLCPVISSALSSIMSKWDLPIFTLPFNILTCLHIAATGTTHPYFPEVKIQPKVHLHHSDSLANLSIPQLFLSVPVGVGQVFGCDSPWTSCLVLLALLLCSPAICIHALLGSTAGLCTGLALAAPLEDVYAGLWGYNSALSCIAIGGVFYGLTWQTHILSLICGKTENRIYYSSSEVENRTIKGVLMSFSALFCAYVTSATSKLMSVVSSKVSYFWRPIIDNVSCSPTSVPSPISSRYRPARGHFACRLSSSSYFPRRTRPSAGCPCPLCPTLRKTVTT; the protein is encoded by the exons atgcTGACAAGCACGGGACCCAGCAACCAACTTTCAGCAGAGCCTTCGGGTCGTTGCCTCAGAGCTGTCAGGTTTTTCACAGGAGACATGCGACAGTGTGGAGAGTGGGTGAAAA GGCAGGTTCTGATAATCCAGCTGCTGGACGGTATTTTACGAGGCACGGCTCAGGTCATGTTTGTCAGTAACCCTGTCAGCGGACTTCTCATTTTGACTGGCCTGTTCCTGCAGAACCCCTGGTGGGCTCTAAACTCTCTGCTGGGAACTTTTGTCTCCACTGTGTCGGCGATACTCCTCAGACAAAACAG GGAAGCGATTTTTGCAGGGCTTCATGGATACAACGGGACTTTGGTTGGTATGCTGATGGCCGCGTTCTCCTCCAAGGGAAACTGGTACTGGTGGCTTTTGTTCCCAAATGTGTTCATGTCCATGTTGTG CCCTGTAATCTCCAGTGCTTTGTCCTCCATTATGAGCAAATGGGATCTCCCAATTTTCACTTTGCCTTTCAACATCCTGACTTGCTTACACATCGCAGCAACAGGAACCACTCACCCATATTTTCCAGAG GTGAAAATTCAACCCAAAGTACATCTGCACCATAGCGACTCTCTTGCAAACCTCAGTATACCACAG CTATTCTTGTCGGTGCCAGTTGGCGTTGGCCAGGTGTTTGGCTGCGACAGTCCCTGGACGTCGTGTCTCGTCCTTCTGGCCTTGCTGCTATGCTCGCCAGCTATCTGCATACATGCATTGTTGGGCTCCACTGCTGGCCTGTGCACTG GACTTGCATTAGCTGCACCTCTCGAAGACGTCTACGCAGGACTTTGGGGATATAACAGTGCACTGTCCTGCATTGCTATTGGAGGGGTCTTTTATGGTTTAACATGGCAGACACACATACTGTCTCTAATATGTGGTAAGACTGAAAACCGAATTTATTACTCTTCATCAGAGGTAGAAAACCGCACAATAAAAGGTGTTTTGATGTCTTTTTCAGCACTTTTCTGTGCATACGTGACCTCAGCGACGTCAAAACTCATGTCTGTGGTAAGTTCGAAAGTTTCTTACTTTTGGAGGCCAATCATAGACAACGTGTCATGCTCTCCCACTTCTGTACCATCCCCTATCAGCTCGCGTTACCGGCCTGCACGTGGCCATTTTGCCTGTCGACTCTCATCTTCCTCCTACTTTCCTCGGAGAACCCGGCCATCTGCAGGCTGCCCCTGTCCGCTGTGTCCTACCCTGAGGAAAACCGTCACTACCTGA
- the LOC102224054 gene encoding urea transporter 1-like isoform X2 — MLTSTGPSNQLSAEPSGRCLRAVRFFTGDMRQCGEWVKRQVLIIQLLDGILRGTAQVMFVSNPVSGLLILTGLFLQNPWWALNSLLGTFVSTVSAILLRQNREAIFAGLHGYNGTLVGMLMAAFSSKGNWYWWLLFPNVFMSMLCPVISSALSSIMSKWDLPIFTLPFNILTCLHIAATGTTHPYFPEVKIQPKVHLHHSDSLANLSIPQLFLSVPVGVGQVFGCDSPWTSCLVLLALLLCSPAICIHALLGSTAGLCTGLALAAPLEDVYAGLWGYNSALSCIAIGGVFYGLTWQTHILSLICGKTENRIYYSSSEVENRTIKGVLMSFSALFCAYVTSATSKLMSVLALPACTWPFCLSTLIFLLLSSENPAICRLPLSAVSYPEENRHYLRHLRMSEKALSSCKGEQTPERMEG; from the exons atgcTGACAAGCACGGGACCCAGCAACCAACTTTCAGCAGAGCCTTCGGGTCGTTGCCTCAGAGCTGTCAGGTTTTTCACAGGAGACATGCGACAGTGTGGAGAGTGGGTGAAAA GGCAGGTTCTGATAATCCAGCTGCTGGACGGTATTTTACGAGGCACGGCTCAGGTCATGTTTGTCAGTAACCCTGTCAGCGGACTTCTCATTTTGACTGGCCTGTTCCTGCAGAACCCCTGGTGGGCTCTAAACTCTCTGCTGGGAACTTTTGTCTCCACTGTGTCGGCGATACTCCTCAGACAAAACAG GGAAGCGATTTTTGCAGGGCTTCATGGATACAACGGGACTTTGGTTGGTATGCTGATGGCCGCGTTCTCCTCCAAGGGAAACTGGTACTGGTGGCTTTTGTTCCCAAATGTGTTCATGTCCATGTTGTG CCCTGTAATCTCCAGTGCTTTGTCCTCCATTATGAGCAAATGGGATCTCCCAATTTTCACTTTGCCTTTCAACATCCTGACTTGCTTACACATCGCAGCAACAGGAACCACTCACCCATATTTTCCAGAG GTGAAAATTCAACCCAAAGTACATCTGCACCATAGCGACTCTCTTGCAAACCTCAGTATACCACAG CTATTCTTGTCGGTGCCAGTTGGCGTTGGCCAGGTGTTTGGCTGCGACAGTCCCTGGACGTCGTGTCTCGTCCTTCTGGCCTTGCTGCTATGCTCGCCAGCTATCTGCATACATGCATTGTTGGGCTCCACTGCTGGCCTGTGCACTG GACTTGCATTAGCTGCACCTCTCGAAGACGTCTACGCAGGACTTTGGGGATATAACAGTGCACTGTCCTGCATTGCTATTGGAGGGGTCTTTTATGGTTTAACATGGCAGACACACATACTGTCTCTAATATGTGGTAAGACTGAAAACCGAATTTATTACTCTTCATCAGAGGTAGAAAACCGCACAATAAAAGGTGTTTTGATGTCTTTTTCAGCACTTTTCTGTGCATACGTGACCTCAGCGACGTCAAAACTCATGTCTGTG CTCGCGTTACCGGCCTGCACGTGGCCATTTTGCCTGTCGACTCTCATCTTCCTCCTACTTTCCTCGGAGAACCCGGCCATCTGCAGGCTGCCCCTGTCCGCTGTGTCCTACCCTGAGGAAAACCGTCACTACCTGAGACATTTAAGGATGTCAGAAAAGGCTCTGAGCAGCTGCAAGGGAGAACAGACTCCGGAGAGAATGGAGGGATGA
- the LOC102224054 gene encoding urea transporter 1-like isoform X3, whose product MLTSTGPSNQLSAEPSGRCLRAVRFFTGDMRQCGEWVKRQVLIIQLLDGILRGTAQVMFVSNPVSGLLILTGLFLQNPWWALNSLLGTFVSTVSAILLRQNREAIFAGLHGYNGTLVGMLMAAFSSKGNWYWWLLFPNVFMSMLCPVISSALSSIMSKWDLPIFTLPFNILTCLHIAATGTTHPYFPEVKIQPKVHLHHSDSLANLSIPQLFLSVPVGVGQVFGCDSPWTSCLVLLALLLCSPAICIHALLGSTAGLCTGLALAAPLEDVYAGLWGYNSALSCIAIGGVFYGLTWQTHILSLICALFCAYVTSATSKLMSVVSSKVSYFWRPIIDNVSCSPTSVPSPISSRYRPARGHFACRLSSSSYFPRRTRPSAGCPCPLCPTLRKTVTT is encoded by the exons atgcTGACAAGCACGGGACCCAGCAACCAACTTTCAGCAGAGCCTTCGGGTCGTTGCCTCAGAGCTGTCAGGTTTTTCACAGGAGACATGCGACAGTGTGGAGAGTGGGTGAAAA GGCAGGTTCTGATAATCCAGCTGCTGGACGGTATTTTACGAGGCACGGCTCAGGTCATGTTTGTCAGTAACCCTGTCAGCGGACTTCTCATTTTGACTGGCCTGTTCCTGCAGAACCCCTGGTGGGCTCTAAACTCTCTGCTGGGAACTTTTGTCTCCACTGTGTCGGCGATACTCCTCAGACAAAACAG GGAAGCGATTTTTGCAGGGCTTCATGGATACAACGGGACTTTGGTTGGTATGCTGATGGCCGCGTTCTCCTCCAAGGGAAACTGGTACTGGTGGCTTTTGTTCCCAAATGTGTTCATGTCCATGTTGTG CCCTGTAATCTCCAGTGCTTTGTCCTCCATTATGAGCAAATGGGATCTCCCAATTTTCACTTTGCCTTTCAACATCCTGACTTGCTTACACATCGCAGCAACAGGAACCACTCACCCATATTTTCCAGAG GTGAAAATTCAACCCAAAGTACATCTGCACCATAGCGACTCTCTTGCAAACCTCAGTATACCACAG CTATTCTTGTCGGTGCCAGTTGGCGTTGGCCAGGTGTTTGGCTGCGACAGTCCCTGGACGTCGTGTCTCGTCCTTCTGGCCTTGCTGCTATGCTCGCCAGCTATCTGCATACATGCATTGTTGGGCTCCACTGCTGGCCTGTGCACTG GACTTGCATTAGCTGCACCTCTCGAAGACGTCTACGCAGGACTTTGGGGATATAACAGTGCACTGTCCTGCATTGCTATTGGAGGGGTCTTTTATGGTTTAACATGGCAGACACACATACTGTCTCTAATATGTG CACTTTTCTGTGCATACGTGACCTCAGCGACGTCAAAACTCATGTCTGTGGTAAGTTCGAAAGTTTCTTACTTTTGGAGGCCAATCATAGACAACGTGTCATGCTCTCCCACTTCTGTACCATCCCCTATCAGCTCGCGTTACCGGCCTGCACGTGGCCATTTTGCCTGTCGACTCTCATCTTCCTCCTACTTTCCTCGGAGAACCCGGCCATCTGCAGGCTGCCCCTGTCCGCTGTGTCCTACCCTGAGGAAAACCGTCACTACCTGA